A portion of the Scleropages formosus chromosome 15, fSclFor1.1, whole genome shotgun sequence genome contains these proteins:
- the vrtn gene encoding vertnin produces the protein MIQRKEVVRFVLERLQEATECTGLDSLLRVAQEVQLALTMFRLPAAPCRQFPVGVDVDQVAHCLYPSDAPGDMIPLACEGEGNLLFDAASILLVGNTSLSLELQVRTVVEMLLWKRYYLSGMIDSKVMLQAARFSLCTDESVEMLKLPMAVLEAIFDADVKASCFLGSFANMWHVYALASVLQCRIYSIYPMYNLKIRPYFNRLIRPRALSPDSDPMILHIMWSGELESMSVFKPHHFVALVPTHNLWMGSPSAEDQGLPLKTLELLNQNPQLSYSSLKDRYNITKSTFYRWKRQTTEHRKKAAARYEAKQFLQACYNEGKLLPLHQFKEFFPDISRSTYYAWKHELQATGGSIATHSDEAGSGENFDRDSWSSTEGNLSHCNESVTNMVTSNIDKFGGDRAQILAFMQEAKKCLQSCIALNTAFPYRNFKKSFPGISRSTYYNWRREAMQANPGFKDFFGSSEDGSDADPLLHDAQWPVPSLKVCKQKHKILQLSYLQKKKLRDEAKKRAQRSKMVFAKFKLRYPSISSFFYWRWKRASNLKDKEAVTLETDWSKVSNGPEAVAIGEQNVLPSVKNTGHFNKQKLNPYNVTLSGYSVPEKHVNNKDFVMDVVALANFKARAKLFLQQRFEENSFPSFKEFSSYFPLTPRSTYYMWKRALHHGLPLVHG, from the coding sequence ATGATTCAGAGGAAGGAGGTGGTACGCTTTGTTCTGGAGCGACTGCAAGAGGCCACAGAATGCACAGGCCTGGACTCCTTGCTCAGGGTGGCCCAGGAGGTCCAGCTAGCCTTGACCATGTTCCGCCTCCCTGCAGCCCCCTGTAGGCAGTTCCCAGTTGGAGTAGATGTAGACCAGGTGGCACACTGCCTTTACCCCAGTGATGCTCCTGGTGACATGATCCCACTGGCCTGCGAAGGGGAGGGCAACCTTCTGTTTGATGCGGCCAGCATTTTGCTAGTGGGCAACACAAGCCTCAGCCTTGAGCTGCAGGTGAGAACGGTTGTGGAGATGCTTCTGTGGAAGCGGTACTATCTCAGTGGGATGATTGACTCCAAGGTGATGCTTCAAGCAGCCCGGTTCTCCCTCTGCACAGATGAATCGGTGGAGATGCTCAAGTTGCCAATGGCTGTGTTAGAAGCCATTTTTGATGCAGATGTGAAGGCATCCTGTTTTCTTGGCTCATTTGCCAATATGTGGCATGTCTATGCCTTGGCCTCTGTCTTGCAGTGCAGAATCTACTCAATCTACCCCATGTACAACTTGAAGATTCGTCCATACTTTAATCGCCTGATCCGACCCAGGGCATTGTCACCAGATTCTGATCCAATGATCCTCCACATCATGTGGTCAGGTGAGCTAGAGTCCATGTCAGTCTTCAAGCCTCATCATTTTGTAGCGTTGGTTCCTACACATAACCTATGGATGGGTAGTCCCAGTGCTGAGGATCAAGGTCTTCCACTGAAGACCCTAGAACTTCTAAACCAGAACCCTCAGCTTTCTTACTCGAGCCTTAAAGACCGGTACAACATTACGAAGAGTACATTCTACAGATGGAAGAGGCAGACCACAGAACACCGCAAGAAAGCTGCAGCGAGATATGAGGCCAAACAGTTTCTCCAGGCCTGTTATAATGAAGGAAAGCTGCTGCCCCTTCATCAGTTCAAGGAATTTTTCCCTGACATTTCTCGTTCGACATATTATGCCTGGAAGCATGAGTTGCAAGCCACTGGTGGCTCAATTGCAACACACAGTGATGAAGCTGGATCTGGAGAAAATTTTGACCGGGATTCATGGTCTTCAACTGAGGGCAACCTCAGTCACTGCAACGAAAGTGTGACCAACATGGTGACTTCTAACATTGATAAGTTTGGAGGAGATCGGGCCCAAATTCTTGCTTTTATGCAGGAGgcaaaaaaatgtctgcagagCTGCATTGCACTGAACACTGCTTTTCCATACAGGAACTTCAAGAAAAGTTTCCCGGGTATCTCAAGATCAACATACTACAATTGGAGGAGAGAGGCCATGCAGGCAAACCCTGGTTTTAAAGATTTCTTTGGAAGCAGTGAAGATGGCTCTGATGCTGACCCTCTTCTGCATGATGCACAGTGGCCAGTTCCTAGTCTGAAGGTGTGCAAGCAGAAACACAAGATCTTGCAGTTGTCCTACCTTCAGAAGAAGAAACTTAGAGATGAGGCCAAGAAGCGTGCCCAGAGGTCAAAGATGGTCTTTGCGAAATTCAAGCTGAGGTATCCCTCcatctcttcctttttttattgGAGGTGGAAGAGGGCTTCTAACCTTAAGGATAAAGAGGCAGTGACCTTGGAGACTGATTGGTCCAAGGTTTCAAATGGCCCTGAGGCAGTTGCCATAGGAGAACAGAATGTACTCCCCTCAGTGAAAAACACTGGACATTTTAATAAGCAGAAACTGAACCCTTATAATGTGACCCTGTCGGGATACAGTGTCCCTGAGAAACATGTGAACAACAAGGATTTCGTCATGGATGTTGTAGCCTTGGCTAACTTCAAGGCCAGAGCCAAGTTATTCCTACAGCAACGTTTTGAGGAAAACTCATTCCCCTCCTTCAAGGAGTTCAGCTCTTACTTCCCCCTCACCCCCAGATCGACCTACTACATGTGGAAAAGAGCTTTACACCATGGACTGCCCTTAGTTCATGGTTGA